In one Arachis duranensis cultivar V14167 chromosome 9, aradu.V14167.gnm2.J7QH, whole genome shotgun sequence genomic region, the following are encoded:
- the LOC107465694 gene encoding uncharacterized protein LOC107465694, with amino-acid sequence MVYQLLGEARNLWQGECHLLQLQNADIPWDIFQTAFYKKCFPKSVREARELELMQLKQALLSMAEYTSRFEELCKFSRVSQGAPETYESSKCIKYQGGLRDAIMTAVAPLEIRIFFELVNKERVMEECPKKVAIQRDTCGENNNCRHKKYFQPRAQNFKRGVHVPQGQGNFRRPTFDPYHPVRGRGDCFNCGSPGHMARDCTRGRNPNAGRNQHQGRVFTVNASDAAKADPFIRGRCIIGYKALTPLCDIGTPRLIIAYNGDEDLILKCQT; translated from the coding sequence ATGGTGTATCAACTGTTAGGAGAGGCCCGGAACTTGTGGCAAGGAGAATGCCACTTACTACAGCTTCAGAATGCCGACATTCCTTGGGATATATTCCAGACGGCTTTTTACAAGAAATGCTTTCCTAAATCTGTAAGGGAAGCGAGGGAATTGGAGCTTATGCAGCTGAAGCAAGCCTTGTTGTCTATGGCCGAATACACTAGTAGGTTTGAGGAACTTTGTAAGTTCTCAAGGGTATCTCAGGGTGCCCCAGAGACCTATGAGAGTTCGAAGTGCATTAAGTATCAAGGAGGCTTGAGGGATGCTATTATGACTGCTGTGGCTCCTTTGGAGATTCGGATCTTTTTCGAGCTTGTGAACAAGGAGAGGGTTATGGAGGAGTGTCCGAAGAAAGTGGCAATACAAAGAGATACTTGTGGGGAAAACAACAACTGTAGGCATAAAAAGTACTTTCAACCAAGAGCTCAAAACTTCAAGAGGGGTGTACATGTACCTCAAGGTCAAGGCAACTTTAGGAGACCCACTTTTGATCCGTATCATCCGGTGAGAGGAAGAGGTGATTGCTTTAATTGCGGATCACCTGGTCACATGGCGAGGGATTGTACACGTGGGAGGAACCCGAATGCGGGTAGGAATCAACACCAAGGAAGAGTGTTCACTGTGAATGCCAGTGATGCAGCTAAGGCGGATCCTTTTATAAGAGGTAGGTGTATAATTGGTTATAAAGCTTTAACTCCATTGTGTGATATTGGAACACCGCGTTTAATAATAGCTTATAATGGAGATGAGGATTTGATACTAAAGTGTCAAACATAG